The Mesorhizobium sp. M3A.F.Ca.ET.080.04.2.1 genome contains the following window.
CGCAAAAGTATATACATGTATGTATGACGGCTGCCAGGATTTTTTGCACGCCGACCTCCCTGAAACACGGGGCTTCAAATCGAGGCGAGAAAGCCCCCATCCACCGGGATGGACTGTCCGGTTATGTATGCCGCCGCGTCCGAAGCGAGAAACACGGCAATGCCATGCAGATCCGACAGCAGGCCGAAACGATGCTGCGGGATCTTGGCAAGCATGGACTGCTGCCAAGCCTCGTCGGCGTAGAACACCTCGGTCATCGCGGTCCTGAAATAACCAGGAGCGATGGCGTTGACCCTGATCCCCAGATTCGCCCATTCCGCCGCCAGCGCACGCGTCATGCCGAGCAGCCCGGATTTTGACGAGCCATAGGGCACGGCCGTTGGAATTCCGACCTCGGAGGTCAGCGAGCAGAGATTGATGATGGCACCGGGCCGTCCGGCGTCCCTCATATGCCGGGCGGCCGCCTGGGAGCAGAAGAATGCGCCTTTGAGATTGGTGTCGACGATCCTGTCCCAAAGTGCTTCGTCGACGTCCAGCGAGGGCCGGACCTCTTCCATGCCGGCATTGTTGACGAGAATATCGAGACCGCCGAGCAGGCCAACGGCTTCGTCAGTCGCCGCGCGGCACCGGGCGACATCCGTGACGTCCAGGGCAATGGCATGCGCAACCCCGCCGGCGTCATGAATGGCCCGCTTCGTCGCGTCGAGGGAGGCGAGATCGCGCGCGGTGACGGCGACGTCGGCGCCAGCCGCGCTGAGCGCCTCGGCAATGCCGCGCCCGATGCCGCGACTTGCGCCGGTGATGAGCGCTTTCCTGCCCGAGAGATCGAAAAGGGAAGCATTGCGCATAGGACCCTCCTGTACCGGCTTCGCGGCCCGGCGACTCCGCCAGATTGTTATCTATACAAGCATATACAAATTTCTTCCGGCGCCTACTCGTCCGCCTCGACGCTGAACATTGACGGACGAACCAGCGCAGTCCAACGTCGCAGCGACTCGGGGTTCAGCTCCCGGGCCGAACCGCAGAACAGCTCAGTGGACCATGCAAGGCCTGGCAGCAGCAAGCAGCACACAAGCCCAGTCAGAAAAAATCCGCGACGCCAGCGTCGATCTGATTGCCGTGGTCGTTGCGGTGACGAACCAGGGCCCGAGCGTTCTCACCGTCGAGCAAGGCAGCGCCCTGCCCTCGGGTCCCTTCGAGCTCGGCCACCGGTCCCTGCAGTCCGGCCTGCGGGCATGGGTGGAGCATCAGACCGGCCATCAGCTCGGCTATATCGAGCAGCTCTACACATTTGCCGATAGCGACCGGATCGGCGCCGACAGCGACCGGATTGGCGGACAGCGCCAGCAGAGGGTGATCTCGATCAGCTATCTTGCCCTGACACGCGCCGAACATGCCGCCGGCGAGGCCAGCCGCGCCTGGCGGCGCTGGTACGATTATTTTCCGTGGGAAGATTACCGCTCCGGCATTCCGCCGATGATCGCGGAGGTTCTGCAGCCGCACCTGGCGGCATGGGCTGCCGAGGCCGGCCTGGGCACGGAAGAGCGGGAGCGCCAGCGGCGGGCTGCAATCGCCTTCGGCCTCGACGGCCGGGATTGGAACGAAGAACTCGTCCTGCAGCGTTACGAGCTCCTCTACGAGGCGGCCATGGTCGAGGAGGCCACGCGCAGATTGGGGCAGAGCGCTTTCCTGCCGATAACCGGAACTCCGATGACAGCCGACCATCGTCGCATTCTGGCGACCGGGATCGCGCGGCTGCGTTCCAAGATCAAATACCGGCCCGTCGTTTTCGAACTGATGCCGCCCGTCTTCACCCTCCTCCAGTTGCAACGGACGGTGGAAGCGCTCTCCGGGCGGCTGGTCCATAAGCCGAACTTCCGCCGTCTCATCGAGCAGCAGGAACTGGTCGAGGAGACCGGAGAGACTACAGCCGACACTGTCGGACGGCCGGCGAAGCTGTTCCGCTTCCGCCACGCCGTTCTCGACGAGCGGGTTGCTGCCGGGACGAAATTGCCCTTATCGCGCGCTTGACAAGCCTTATTCTCAAAGTAAGTATATGTCGCAATTATACTCATCTCGAGAATAATTGGAGCGCCCATGGCCATTTCACTGCCTTCCGCCGCGTCGCTTTACGATCGTGTTCGGCGGGTCATTCCCCCCATCGAATGGCCGGCGTTCGCCGAGGATATCGACGCCATCCTGGCGCTGAAGCGCGAGCGCAACGCGGTCATCCTGGCGCACAACTACCAGACGCCGGAAATCTTCCACTGCGTGGCCGACATCGTCGGCGACAGCCTGGCGCTCGCGCGCAAGGCGATGTCGGTCGATGCTGACGTTATCGTGCTCGCCGGCGTGCACTTCATGGCCGAGACCGCGAAGCTGCTCAATCCCGGCAAGACCGTGCTCATTCCGGATCCCGGCGCCGGCTGCTCGCTGGCCGACTCCATCACCGCCTCGGACGTGCGCCTGATGCGGCAGCGCTACCCCGGCGTTCCGGTCGTGACCTACATCAACACCTCCGCCGCCGTGAAGGCCGAGTCCGATATCTGCTGCACCTCGGGCAATGCACTGGCGATCGTTGAATCGCTCGGCACGCCGCGCGCGATCATGCTGCCCGACGAGTATCTGGCGAAGAACATCGCGGCGCAGACGAAGGTCGACATCATCGCCTGGAAGGGGCACTGCGAGGTGCATGAGCGCTTCACGCCCGCCGACATACGCGAGCTGCGCGAGGCGCACCCAGGCGTCACGGTGCTTGCCCATCCCGAGTGCCCGCCGGAGGTCGTCGCCGAAGCGGATTTCGCGGGCTCGACGGCGGCGATGTCCGACTATGTCGGACGGCACAAGCCGGCGCGCGTCGTGCTGATGACCGAATGCTCGATGAGCGACAACGTCGCCGTCGAGCACCCGGACGTGGATTTCGTGCGCCCCTGCAACCTCTGTCCGCACATGAAGCGCATCACGCTTGCCAACATCCGCACCGCGCTCGAGGAGGACCGTCACATCGTGACCATCGATCCAGACGTCGCCGAGCGGGCACGACAAGCCGTTGAGCGGATGCTCGCCATATGACCATCCACCACCTCCACGGTCGGCCGGTCATCATCGGCGGTGGCATTGCCGCCCTGATAACGGCGCTTCATCTGGCCCCGGAACCGGTCGTCCTCATATCAAGGGCCTCGCTGGGAGAAGAAACCTCCAGCACGCTTGCCCAGGGCGGACTCGCGGCGAGCCTTGGGAACGACGACAGCCCACACCTGCACCTTGCCGACACGCTCGCAGCCGGCGACGGGCTTTGCGACGAAGCGGCGGCAAGGCGCGTCGTCGAGGCGGCTCCGACAGCCGTCGAATTTCTTGCGCGCTTGGGTGTTGCATTCGACCGTGCGCCTGACGGTTCGTTGCGGTTTGGGCTCGAAGCCGCGCATTCGCGCCGCCGGATCGTGCACGCCGGCGGCGACGCCACCGGCCGCGAGCTGATCCGCGCGCTGACGGCTGCCGTGCGGCGGACACCGTCGATCACCATGCTGGAAGGCGTGGAGGTTCGACAGCTCTTTGTCGAAGAGAGCGAAGTCACCGGCGTGCTTGCGGTCGGAAACAGCGAAGCCGTCTCGCTTTCGACAAACCGCGTGGTGATCGCGACCGGGGGCATAGGCGGCCTGTTCGACCATACGACAAACCCGCTCGACTCGTTCGGCCAAGGTCTGGCGCTTGCCGCGCGTGCCGGCGCCGAACTCGCCGATCTCGAATTCGTCCAGTTCCATCCGACCGCACTCGATGGCCCGCGGCGCCCGATGCCGCTGGTGAGTGAAGCGGTGCGGGGCGAAGGCGCGGTGCTCGTCGACGAGAGAGGCTGCCGTTTCCTCGCCGATACGCCGGGCGCAGAGTTGGCGCCGCGCGATGTCGTGGCGCGCGGCTTGTGGCGGCAGTTTGACGCCGGGCATCGCGTGTTCCTCGACGCGCGGCAGTGCCTCGGGCCGAGATTCGCCGAGCGCTTTCCCGCGATCGCGGCGCTCTGCCGCGAGTCCGGCATCGATCCTGCGGTGGAGCCGATCCCCGTACGGCCGGCGGCGCATTATCATATGGGCGGCATCGCTGTGGATGCTGAGGGCCGCAGTTCGCTTCGCGGGCTGTGGGCCTGCGGCGAAGTTGCCCGAAGCGGGCTGCATGGCGCCAACCGGCTCGCGAGCAACTCGCTGATTGAGGCTGTGGTTTCGGCCGCTTGGGTGGCGGCAAGCGTCGCGGCCGCGTCGCCTGGCGCGCCGAAACGGCTGAGGCCGGCGATCGTGCCGCGGCGGCCGGACGCCACGCGCATCCGCCCGATCGCCTCGCGTGCGCTCGGCATCGAGCGCGACGGCGAGACGCTGCGCGAAGCAGCAAAGGCCCTCGCGCCGATTGCGGTTGGCCATGATGCCACATCAGACCCCGCCCTGGTCGCACTGATGATCACAATTGCTGCCCTTCGCCGCGAGGAAAGCCGGGGCTCGCACTTCCGGATTGATTTCTCGCGACGCGATGCTCGGTCGCGATCGCTGCGGTTGACGATGGGCGAGGCGTTCGAGGCGGCCGCGCTATTTTCAGAGACGATTTCCGACACCGCGACGCAAGTCGGCAGGAGGGCTTGACCATGACGCTGACGCCGCTGCCGCGCGTGATGGTCGAGCCGCTGGTGCGGGCCGCGCTGCTCGAGGATCTGGGACGCGCCGGGGATATCACCACCGACGCCATCGTTCCGGCGGATGCCACCGCGACGATGGTGCTCGCGGCAAGACAGCCGGGCGTGATTGCCGGGCTCGATATGGCCGCCCTTGCCTTCGAACTGATGGATCCCAGGACCGAGGTCGCGATTGTCCTTGCTGACGGCTCCGCCGCAGCGGCCGGTGATGTCGTCGCCACGGTGCACGGACCTGCCCGCGCCTTGCTGACCGCCGAGCGGACGGCGCTCAATTTGCTTTGCCATCTCAGCGGCATTGCCACGCAAACCGCGGCGATCGTCGACGCCGTGCGCGGCACCAAGGCCACGATCGTCTGCACGCGAAAGACCACGCCTGGCCTGCGTGCGCTGGAGAAGTATGCCGTGCGCGCCGGCGGCGGCGCCAATCACCGCTTCGGCCTCGGCGACGCCGTGCTGATCAAGGACAACCACATCGCGCTTGCCGGCGACATGCGCACGGCGATCGACCGCGCGCGGGCGGCGGCAGGTCACATGGTCAAGATCGAGGTCGAAGTCGATACGCTCGATCAACTCGATATCGCGCTGGCGGCAGGCGTCGACGCGGTGCTGCTGGACAACATGTCCGTCGAGCAGTTGACCGAAGCGGTGGCGATGGTCGGCGGCCGCGCCATCACCGAGGCATCCGGCCGGGTGACCGCGCAGACGGCACCTGCGATCGCCGCGACCGGGGTCGACCTGATCTCGGTCGGATGGATCACACATAGCGCGCCGATCCTTGATATTGGGCTGGATTGCCGGTAGCGGAACATGTCCTTGATCGCCGCGCACGCGGCCTTTGAACAGAAACCGCCGCTCATGAGCCTGTGAAAGCCGGTCAGGTGGCCAATAGAGGTTTCAATGCTCGTGCATCGGAAATCGGTTGCGAATGGATATTCAAACGAAGGAGATGGCATGGACGCCGAATTGCAGTTGAATGCCACCTTGCGGTCGATCCCGGGGGCGTCTTCCCAATGGAATCGGGAAGCGGCGCAGGCGGTCTACGACCTGCCCTTCAACGATCTGCTCTTCCGGGCTCAGACCATCCACCGCGAGAATTTCGATCCCAACCGGGTGCAGCTGTCGCGCCTGCTTTCGATCAAGACCGGCGGCTGCCCGGAGGATTGCGGCTATTGCAGCCAGTCCTCGCATCACCAGTCCGGCCTCAAGGCCTCGAAGCTGATGGAGGTTCAGCGCGTCATCGCGGAAGCCAGGAAGGCACGCGACGCGGGCGCCACGCGCTATTGCATGGGGGCCGCCTGGCGCAGCCCCAAGGAGCGCGACATGGATGCGGTGATCGCGATGGTCGAGGGCGTCAAGGCGCTCGGCATGGAGACCTGCATGACGCTCGGCATGCTCGACCTCGGCCAGGCACAGCGGCTCAAGCAAGCCGGCCTCGACTACTACAACCACAACATCGACACGTCGGAGCGCTACTACAGCGAGATCATCTCGACCCGGACCTTCGCTGAACGGCTGGACACGCTTGCCAATGTCCGCGACAGCGGCATCAAGGTCTGCTGCGGCGGCATCGTCGGCATGGGCGAGGAGAAGGCCGACCGCATCGACATGCTGGTGACGTTAGCCAACCTGCCGGAGCCGCCCGACAGCGTGCCGATCAACATGCTGATCCCGATCGAGGGCACGCCGCTCGGCGAGGCCGAACCGATCGAGCCGATCGAATTCGTGCGCACCATCGCGCTGGCCCGCATCATGATGCCGAAATCGCATGTGCGGCTCTCCGCCGGCCGCACGGCGATGAGCGACGAGATGCAGGCGCTGTGCTTCTTCGCCGGCGCCAACTCCATTTTCGTCGGCGACACCCTGCTGACCGCCGAAAACCCCGGAGAGGACAAGGACAGCGCGCTGTTCCGCCGGCTGGGCATCAAGCCGATGGAGCGCGAAGCCCAGTGAACGGGCGCGCGAACGGCCGGGCTTTGCTCGACCGCTACGAGGCCAGCCTGCGCGGGCTGGCCCGCAAGGACCGATTGCGGAGCCTCAGCGCCCGCTCGGGCGCCGACTTCGCCTCCAACGACTATCTCGGCCTGGCGCGCTCCAAGCGCATGGCAGAGGCGGTTGCGGCGGCACTCGCCGCCGGTACGCCCATTGGGGCGACGGGTTCTCGGCTGCTGCGCGGCAACGACCCCGAACACGAGGCCCTCGAAGCCAAGGCGGCCGGCTTCTTCGGCGCCGAGCGCGCGCTGTTCTTCGGCGGCGGCTATGTCGCCAATTTCGCGGTGCTCACGACCTTGCCGCAGAAGGGCGATCTGATCGTACTGGACGAACTGATCCATGCCAGCGCGCATGAGGGCGCGCGAGCCGGTCGCGCCGATGTGGCGGAAGCGGCGCACAACGATGCAGGCGCCGTCGACGGTGCGATCCGGGGCTGGCGCACGAGGGGCGGCGCCGGCCGACCCTGGATCGTGGCCGAGAGCCTCTACAGCATGGATGGCGACCGGGCTCCGCTCGGTGAACTGATCGAGGTCGCGGATCGCCACGATGCGTTCCTGTTCGTCGACGAGGCTCATGCCACCGGCGTCTACGGTCCGGATGGGCGCGGGCTCGCGCACGATCTCGAGGGCCGCGACAATGTCGTGGTGCTCCACA
Protein-coding sequences here:
- a CDS encoding glucose 1-dehydrogenase; protein product: MRNASLFDLSGRKALITGASRGIGRGIAEALSAAGADVAVTARDLASLDATKRAIHDAGGVAHAIALDVTDVARCRAATDEAVGLLGGLDILVNNAGMEEVRPSLDVDEALWDRIVDTNLKGAFFCSQAAARHMRDAGRPGAIINLCSLTSEVGIPTAVPYGSSKSGLLGMTRALAAEWANLGIRVNAIAPGYFRTAMTEVFYADEAWQQSMLAKIPQHRFGLLSDLHGIAVFLASDAAAYITGQSIPVDGGFLASI
- the nadA gene encoding quinolinate synthase NadA; translated protein: MAISLPSAASLYDRVRRVIPPIEWPAFAEDIDAILALKRERNAVILAHNYQTPEIFHCVADIVGDSLALARKAMSVDADVIVLAGVHFMAETAKLLNPGKTVLIPDPGAGCSLADSITASDVRLMRQRYPGVPVVTYINTSAAVKAESDICCTSGNALAIVESLGTPRAIMLPDEYLAKNIAAQTKVDIIAWKGHCEVHERFTPADIRELREAHPGVTVLAHPECPPEVVAEADFAGSTAAMSDYVGRHKPARVVLMTECSMSDNVAVEHPDVDFVRPCNLCPHMKRITLANIRTALEEDRHIVTIDPDVAERARQAVERMLAI
- a CDS encoding L-aspartate oxidase → MTIHHLHGRPVIIGGGIAALITALHLAPEPVVLISRASLGEETSSTLAQGGLAASLGNDDSPHLHLADTLAAGDGLCDEAAARRVVEAAPTAVEFLARLGVAFDRAPDGSLRFGLEAAHSRRRIVHAGGDATGRELIRALTAAVRRTPSITMLEGVEVRQLFVEESEVTGVLAVGNSEAVSLSTNRVVIATGGIGGLFDHTTNPLDSFGQGLALAARAGAELADLEFVQFHPTALDGPRRPMPLVSEAVRGEGAVLVDERGCRFLADTPGAELAPRDVVARGLWRQFDAGHRVFLDARQCLGPRFAERFPAIAALCRESGIDPAVEPIPVRPAAHYHMGGIAVDAEGRSSLRGLWACGEVARSGLHGANRLASNSLIEAVVSAAWVAASVAAASPGAPKRLRPAIVPRRPDATRIRPIASRALGIERDGETLREAAKALAPIAVGHDATSDPALVALMITIAALRREESRGSHFRIDFSRRDARSRSLRLTMGEAFEAAALFSETISDTATQVGRRA
- the nadC gene encoding carboxylating nicotinate-nucleotide diphosphorylase, coding for MTLTPLPRVMVEPLVRAALLEDLGRAGDITTDAIVPADATATMVLAARQPGVIAGLDMAALAFELMDPRTEVAIVLADGSAAAAGDVVATVHGPARALLTAERTALNLLCHLSGIATQTAAIVDAVRGTKATIVCTRKTTPGLRALEKYAVRAGGGANHRFGLGDAVLIKDNHIALAGDMRTAIDRARAAAGHMVKIEVEVDTLDQLDIALAAGVDAVLLDNMSVEQLTEAVAMVGGRAITEASGRVTAQTAPAIAATGVDLISVGWITHSAPILDIGLDCR
- the bioB gene encoding biotin synthase BioB, translated to MDAELQLNATLRSIPGASSQWNREAAQAVYDLPFNDLLFRAQTIHRENFDPNRVQLSRLLSIKTGGCPEDCGYCSQSSHHQSGLKASKLMEVQRVIAEARKARDAGATRYCMGAAWRSPKERDMDAVIAMVEGVKALGMETCMTLGMLDLGQAQRLKQAGLDYYNHNIDTSERYYSEIISTRTFAERLDTLANVRDSGIKVCCGGIVGMGEEKADRIDMLVTLANLPEPPDSVPINMLIPIEGTPLGEAEPIEPIEFVRTIALARIMMPKSHVRLSAGRTAMSDEMQALCFFAGANSIFVGDTLLTAENPGEDKDSALFRRLGIKPMEREAQ
- a CDS encoding 8-amino-7-oxononanoate synthase — its product is MNGRANGRALLDRYEASLRGLARKDRLRSLSARSGADFASNDYLGLARSKRMAEAVAAALAAGTPIGATGSRLLRGNDPEHEALEAKAAGFFGAERALFFGGGYVANFAVLTTLPQKGDLIVLDELIHASAHEGARAGRADVAEAAHNDAGAVDGAIRGWRTRGGAGRPWIVAESLYSMDGDRAPLGELIEVADRHDAFLFVDEAHATGVYGPDGRGLAHDLEGRDNVVVLHTCGKALGASGALVTAPAALCDFLVNRCRPFIYATAPSPLMAVAAATALDIVADEPARRERLAKLVALAGKRAEHLGLPASGSQILPVVVGENSRAMALAEALQLRGFDVRGIRPPTVPEGTARLRISLTLNVAEADVSAVFDALGEEWERAR